The genomic segment GGCGAGCCCGTTTCTGAGCGAACCTTTAACTGCCTTACCTGCTTACCTTAACATTGATCCATCAGCCTTTTCCTAACTACTGCCTAAATCGATGTATCTGTCAATACAGGAACTTGTAAATTGGTATTGGTATTTGGAGTGCTCAGGTCCGTGCTGTGCTTTCCAGATTTAAAACCTCACTCAGGTGTTGAGTTTCTCCTCAAGAGCGAAGCAGCCAGGGCTCGGTGGGTGCTGCAGCTGAGGTGACTGAGCAGAGTGAGCACTCCGTAGCATTTCTGTcccctgcagggcacagaggaggTGTAGAGACTTACTGGAGGTAACTTTATTAAGTTTTGGGTATGCTGTGCTTTGTTCTGCCTCATGATCtacctttaaaatgaaatatggtGCTTTGAGGGCAGAGACCTATGAACAGGTTGTGGACACCAGAACACCTTCGAAAATGCTTAACCTTAGCTTGAGTTCAGTTTTTATCTATATCCCGGTTTCtagcattttgttttccctgctttctaATTGTTTGTTGACACTTTACTTTCAGCTTTCACTGAAAGCTGTGTCCCGCAGCTCCCTGCAGTGTGGGCTTtgctgaggaggaggcagggtgAGCACTTGAGATCCtgctctctttccctccctgtcctgaaaggatttttttcaacCAACCTttagaaagaaagcaaaatttgtCATCAGGCAAGCTCGTGCATGGTGCAGCTCCTAGAAAGCTTTGGCAGAGTGCACAGGAGAGACACTCCATCCTCCGTGCCTTTCTGGTACCCAGTTACCAGCAAAACTGCGCAAAGCACACGACTAATGGTTCTGTTAATTTGATAAACACATCTCTCCTGGCTTCCTAATGAATTCTGAGTAGTGTTGTCAGTGTGTCTTCACTCCTGCTAATGAGCTCATCCTTCATAAGCCTTGACAGAGAACTTCTGCTTCGGTGATGAGTGAGGGCTCATGGGGCCAGCGTTGGGTAACGGGGGCAGATGAGTTCCAGCAAGGGCACTGACAGGGCACTGACAGGGCACTGACAGGCTGGCTTCACTTTCCTGGCCgctggcactgctgtggcttTGGCCGAGCAGCAGCTGGCACGTCGTGGCAGGTGCCTTCAGGTGCTGCTCTTACTTCAAACTCCTCACACAGATCTTTGCTCAGGCAAGTTTTCATCTTGCTCCATAACTCTGGTCAGTGGCTGAAAGTGCAAATTCCATGTGTGAGAGACATTCTTTCAGGTCAAGTAACCCATGAAGGCTGGAATGAAACTGGAGAATGTTATTCACTGATTACAGCAACAATATAAACATGTAAATGttcttttattcatttcttgtggttttttttccttttaactttcCAGGCTGTGAATGAGACCAGTGACTGCTTGTTGACAAACAGAGTCCTAGAAAAGTATTATCTCTCCACCATGTATACCCTTGAGTTCATTTTAGGCTTCATTGGAAACACCATTGTGGTGTTTGGCTATATCTTCTGcctgaaaaaatggaaaagtggCAACATCTACCTGTTCAATTTATCCCTATCAGATTTGTTATTTCTCTGCACTCTGCCAGTATTGGTGAACAGCTACTCCCACGATCAGTGGGCAAAGCAGGACATCCTGTGCCACAGCAACAAATTCCTGCTGCATGCCAACCTGTACAGCAGCATCCTCTTCCTCACTGCTGTCAGCGTTGACCGGTACATGCTCATAAAACACCCCTTCAGGGGCCACGTCCTTCAGCAGAGGAGAACAGCTGTCCTGGTGTCCGTTGCCATCTGGGTCGGGGTgatcctggagctgctgccgcTGGTGTATTTCCTGGAGCCTCTGACACCTGCCAATAATTACAAGTGTCTTGATTATGCGAGTTCTGGAGACCCCGCAGAAAACCTCATCTACAGCATGTTCCTGACTGTCTTTGGGTTCCTCATCCCTCTCTTGATCATGTGCTGCTTCTACGTGAAGATGGTTCGTTTTCTTAAAAACAGGAGTGAGCAACTCAGCTCTCCCCTGACCCTCGAGAAGCCTCTCACCCTCGTGGTCCTCACCGTGGTGatcttctccctgctcttcaCTCCCTACCACGTCATGCGCAACGTCCGCCTCGCTTCCCGCATCCCGGCCCTGAACGTCCCCGAGTGCACGCAGGGCATCATCAGCACCATTTACGTCATCACGAGACCCATTGCCTTTCTAAATAGTGCCATTAATCCCGTTTTCTATTTCCTCATGGGTGACCACTTCAGAGAGATGCTGATGGCCAAAACAGGGCAGCTCTTGCGCAGGCTGACGGTCACCAGGAAGTGAGTAAGGAAGGAGAGCCCCTGGTAGTGGGAGACGGCAGGGAGGGAACTCCCTAGGGAGAACAATCAGTCATGTGCCATTTTTTTTAGATAACCTTATTTATGCTATAGAATAAGTGTGAGCTGATTGTGTTCCTGGAAATGCACCTGTTACCTTATTGTACAGGAGacctgctgctgagctgcctccagcagaCCAGGAGAGGTGCTCACTCCCAGCAGTACAGGAGGACCCTGCTCTCGGAGCACGATACCCCCCAGCACATCAATATTGTAAACAAAAGACCATCAAGTCAGCTCTTGGAGGGAAAAACACGCTGCTCTCAAATAACTGCTTTGTGAGCCATGATATGATGCTGGGCTGGAGTGGGGATGGGCTAAAACGAATGTGTCTTTGTACTCAGCAGGACAGCCAGGCAAGCTCACAGGGCCATTCTCACAGTCACTTAGCAGAGTATGGAGCTACCTAACTTTAATGTAGTTGTCTATAAGTGCCAGCAGAATGTATGGCCTGAGGCAGAATTTGGACCTTAGAGTTCAGACTTCATTAGCGGTTCTGCTAATAAACCAGGAGCTAACAAGGAGCCAGTCCCTGCCTGACATCCCTGTGGGATCGATCAGCAGCACAGCTTATTCTCCAGTGGACTGTCCCACGTTCAGATAGAAAGGGGGAAGAGATCAATGGAATAATGACCCTGTAGGAGTTTgggctggagaaggagctgcCTGGAGGGAGTGGGGacagggtgcaggcagggtgTAGGCagcccccttccctgcctgcatccctgcaggagatgaggagcccccagccctgcctggggactcgctgctccacagcacagggaacaggACACCCACTGGGTCCCATCCAGGTCACCCTGGGTTCAGCTCTCTCTGATGTGTCGATTATCTTCAACTGCTTCACTGTGCCAGAGATAGCGGCCCCAGATAATAAACCCTGCATCCtgctaaaaaaaatagaaaatgtctcttttgtgttgtttcactttatttgctGATCTCTGGAGTGTCCCCAAAGCCTCACCCTCTGCCTTGGTCCGTGTCACACGGTCCTGTGCCTCGGCACGGTCCCGTCACAGCGTCACCAGAGCAGGGGCTGGCTCCCggcagcactgctgtgcctgCCAGGGGGGTCACTCTGGGCTCTTGGCAGCAATCCAGAagaaacagttttgcttttggttCTTTTAGCACAGAAACAGCCATGCAGAAGCTCAAGTTACTTTGCCAGTTTAGACATCCTGCTCAAGGCTGGGTTTGCTGGAACAGGAggcactgccagcccagccaggtGTCACTGCCCTGGCCTTGCCTGggtcctgctctgctgtcctgcCCAACGAGTCTAGTCCAAGCCCtgaggcaggggctggagccaCGGGCACACTGGCTGCCACTGCCCTCTCCAGAGATGTGTCTGTACAGCACGTGGCATCCCATGCCTGGGTATCGATGGCCAGGAGGTGATTTCTCTTCATAAACAATGTGTAGTGACAGTTCTGGTGCATTAATATGCTCAATTAGTTGTTTTACTGTGTCCACAGAGGTGAGCAGAGTCATCTGCTCCAAGTGGCTGAGTCACTAAGGATACCTGCCTGTGTACACACCAGCGTGGCATGTACCCCACAGCTGTTCCCTGTTGGCTGGGTACCCACAGATAATCATCTCCAAATATATGCTCCTTCTGTCAACATATACCAAAGATCCATGAGCAGAAAGGTGCAAAGTCAGGCCTGGTGCCTGTGCCCCtgggagcccagcactgctgagcagagctcccAGCACTCCATCACCTGGTTCCCTGACAGAGATGCTGTTATTGCCCCAGCACCTGCTTGAGTCACATCACGGCACCTTCTCTTTAGCTGGGGAGCTCCAGAGAGAGACCTGCTGGCCTCTGATCTCTCCCCCCCCGCTCTGAGACAGCCCTGCTTTGTACCTTTGGTTTAGTGGCAGCCTCTAAAGTCTCCTTGACCTTCATTTCCCCAAACTTATGGGTGAAATTTCTGGTCATTACACAGTTTACTGTGGCGTTGCTAGTcttgcaattaaaaatgtgatcaaatagaataaaaaacTCTATGTTGAGTTCCACATGCATGATCCTCTCTGCTTAATTCTTCTATTCCTGAGTAGTACACGAAAGAATTTGAATTAAGAAAGCCCCAAAACACAATCTGGTTCACTTGAGCTATGCTAAGCAGGTCTGAGCTGGGTGCAGGTGTGGGTGTGGGTGatgggctgtgggtgcaggtCTCCCCCTGGGCAGAGCCATGCTTGGACTCTGgacactggcacagctggacACGTGCTCTGGGCTTTGGTTCGGGTCCAGCCaagatttttttggtttcattttgttttgtcttcccTTATTTTGGGTGGGGACTGGAAATGCCTCCAGAACAGGAATTCAGCTGTGAGTCAGCCTGAAAATAGTCCAAGTATGTTTTAGTGGCAGTAAGTGATCTAAAAATAACTGTTCCTGGGATGAGCCGTGGGGAGGGCGAGGGGCCGTGctgccctcagctctgccctcagctctgccctcgGCTCTGCCCTCGGCTctgccctcagctctgccctcagctctgccctcgGCTCTGCCCGGCCCAGCAGCCACTTTCCCGGGAAACACAGGGCCAGGACACTGGGCTGCTTTCAGCCATTGCTTTGGGCTCCTGACCAGTCAGTTTGACAGGGAGATATGTTCTCCAGCAGATGCCTGGttggaggggatggagctgcGGGAACCTGCCTTTGGAGGGAAATCGCAACGAGCGCCACACCCACTGGAAAACACATGGATCTGCTTTTTTATTCATTCCAAACCCAGGAAAACCTCAGCTCGTCTGCAGCTCGGAATGTGTAAAACGTCCTGCAGGGTTTTTCCTGACATTTAGAGGGTATTTCCAGGATTTGCCTTTGTTCCCATCCCCTcttgccctgctgctgcctcggtggtgctgctctggggacaggctCCTTGCCCCCCAGCTCTCCACAGtgctctgtgccacagcagccccctctctgcattattttaaaaatgatgtCTAAGAtctctccagcagagcaggagtgcCCACAGGGGCCATGGGTTCAGCACTGTGCTGTACCAGGACTGGCTGCCTGTTCAGCCCTGGACATCTGGGGTGAGCTGACACCCTCTCAGTCCCACTGGTGTGTCCGACCATGTCACTGGCACATGGCAATTCAAAGTGTAACTGCTGATGCTGGCAGCAATGGAGACATTAATTCAGCTAACTTCTGCTTGGTTTCAATTTGGGTTCTacttcctaaaaatatttaagctcAATAATCTTCCTGGAGCCCAGGAGGAACTTTACACTCTGGGGAGTCTCTGTGCCAGCCCAACACTCCCCTTTGGCTGGTGAAGTGTTGTCACCCGAGCAGCCCCCCAAGGTCCGTGGGCAGCACCTGAGGTGGGCAGCACCACACACTTCAACAAGTGTACTTTTACATGTCTGTTCAAGGCAGCTTTTGGATCAGCAGCATCAGGGTCTGACCTGAGCACAGGAACACCTGAGGGCAGGGCATTGCAGGTGACTGATTGCAGGGCAAGGTACCTATTAGACTCATCTCCCTCTCAATTTTCCGTGTCTTACCATGATGTTGACCTGCATAAGTGAAGTGGAACATTTAACTGCTGCTTTGTCCGTTCCTGTGCTCTTGCCTCACTTCCTGACATAGTCACAGAAAAATCCCAGGATGAAAGGTCTAATGAATAACCTTCCAGCTGAAATAATTGAGTAATTTGATAAATAAAGCAATCCAACAGCTTGCCTGCTGACTTCTGAAATGAATTGTGTGCTTTCAGCTGCTCCAAGGCTCAGTCTTAGCaattctctctccttcccagagaGCTGCTCTGTTTGGTGAGTGCTGTTCAGGAACAGACACAGCCCACCTGTTGTTGGCTTGATTCCTTCTTTCTGATGGGAAAGGTGAGGACTGAACCTGGCAAAGCCCAGCTTTCCAAACCCCCTGAGGAAACCCCCCGAGGGAGCTGCTGACCTGCCCAGCCGGGTgatgcagtgctgggcagggctgaggggctggggcagctggcaGTGCTGATGAGCCAGAGGAGGGGATGGATACCACCTGCCCCAGGAGCTCCATCAGAGAGGGTGTGAGACCCAGAGGGGTTAAACAGGAGCCGTGGTACTGTTTCCTTACCTGCACAGGGATCCCAgtcctgtgctgcctgcaggatgTGGGTGGGAGCACCCCcagtgctgtgccacagggGCATGAGGAAGGACCCAACCCAACAGGTAAGAATGAGCTGACAGTtctcaaatgtcttttttctacCTAAATAAAtgacagcagaagaaattactGCTGAACGTGGCATTTCTTGGGAAAGCCTGTTTAGGTTATTTGCTGGAGACAGAGCTCGTGTGAGCACTGTGTGGGTGTCGGGCTGTGGTGGGACAGGCAGATGGAATCAGGAGTTACTGTAGAGAAACAAAGTGACCCAGTTTGGTTTATCTGGCAGCGGAAATGTGTGTTTAGTGTTTGTGCAGCAACGTGAGGGGGGACTGGTCCGTGCTGAGGCTCTCTGTGACACGAGCAGGAGGGCTGTGAAATGGGGCACATGGAAGCAGGGTTGGCACACGGGGCCTGTGGCTTCCGTGGATGTAGCAAATGAGGGG from the Chiroxiphia lanceolata isolate bChiLan1 chromosome 10, bChiLan1.pri, whole genome shotgun sequence genome contains:
- the SUCNR1 gene encoding succinate receptor 1; this translates as MAVNETSDCLLTNRVLEKYYLSTMYTLEFILGFIGNTIVVFGYIFCLKKWKSGNIYLFNLSLSDLLFLCTLPVLVNSYSHDQWAKQDILCHSNKFLLHANLYSSILFLTAVSVDRYMLIKHPFRGHVLQQRRTAVLVSVAIWVGVILELLPLVYFLEPLTPANNYKCLDYASSGDPAENLIYSMFLTVFGFLIPLLIMCCFYVKMVRFLKNRSEQLSSPLTLEKPLTLVVLTVVIFSLLFTPYHVMRNVRLASRIPALNVPECTQGIISTIYVITRPIAFLNSAINPVFYFLMGDHFREMLMAKTGQLLRRLTVTRK